GGTTAGTAGTTAGTCGCTGGTAATCGGCAATCGGTGAGTACAAAAAATTAAAACAGGTCGGCGGGGTCTGCCGAATGGACTTTTGCTAACGAGGCCATGCCCGAGATTGCGCACATTGCGACCGATAGCAGTAACACGGCCGAGGCGCGTGCGAGCGTCATTTCGATCGAGATGTGCGTCATATGTTCGGTCA
This sequence is a window from Pirellulales bacterium. Protein-coding genes within it:
- a CDS encoding FtsX-like permease family protein; the protein is ATLKAIGYPRKFLSRLVLQQALILAVAGFVPGLILAELLYRLTEHMTHISIEMTLARASAVLLLSVAMCAISGMASLAKVHSADPADLF